In Capra hircus breed San Clemente chromosome 26, ASM170441v1, whole genome shotgun sequence, the following are encoded in one genomic region:
- the GOT1 gene encoding aspartate aminotransferase, cytoplasmic has translation MAPPSVFAEVPQAQPVLVFKLTADFREDPDPRKVNLGVGAYRTDDSQPWVLPVVRKVEQRIANDSSINHEYLPILGLAEFRTCASRLALGDDSPALQEKRVGGVQCLGGTGALRIGAEFLARWYNGTNNKDTPVYVSSPTWENHNGVFIAAGFKDIRSYHYWDAEKRGLDLQGFLNDLEKAPEFSIFVLHACAHNPTGTDPTPEQWKQIASVMKRRFLFPFFDSAYQGFASGNLEKDAWAVRYFVSEGFELFCAQSFSKNFGLYNERVGNLTVVAKEPDSILRVLSQMEKIVRITWSNPPAQGARIVARTLSDPELFNEWTGNVKTMADRIQTMRSELRARLEALKTPGTWNHITEQIGMFSFTGLNPKQVEYLINEKHIYLLPSGRINMCGLTTKNLEYVATSIHEAVTKIQ, from the exons CTTATCGCACCGATGATAGCCAGCCCTGGGTTTTGCCAGTCGTGAGGAAGGTGGAGCAGAGGATTGCTAACGACAGCAGCATAAACCATGAGTATCTGCCCATCCTGGGCCTGGCAGAGTTCCGAACCTGTGCTTCCCGCCTGGCCCTTGGGGATGACAGCCCAGCTCTGCAAGAGAAGCGG GTAGGAGGTGTGCAATGCTTGGGGGGAACAGGTGCACTTCGAATTGGAGCTGAGTTCCTAGCGCGCTGGTACAATGGAACAAACAACAAGGACACGCCCGTCTATGTATCCTCACCAACCTGGG AGAATCATAATGGTGTCTTTATTGCCGCTGGATTTAAAGACATTCGGTCCTATCACTATTGGGATGCAGAGAAGAGAGGACTAGACCTCCAGGGTTTCCTGAATGATTTGGAG AAAGCTCCTGAGTTCTCCATCTTTGTCCTCCACGCCTGTGCGCACAACCCAACTGGGACTGACCCGACTCCGGAGCAGTGGAAGCAGATCGCCTCCGTCATGAAG CGCCGGTTTCTGTTCCCCTTCTTTGACTCGGCCTATCAGGGCTTCGCATCTGGCAACCTGGAGAAAGACGCCTGGGCCGTTCGCTATTTTGTGTCTGAAGGGTTCGAGCTCTTCTGTGCCCAGTCCTTCTCCAAAAACTTCGGGCTCTACA ATGAGCGCGTGGGGAATCTGACTGTGGTTGCCAAAGAACCAGATAGCATCCTGCGGGTCCTTTCCCAGATGGAGAAGATCGTGCGAATCACATGGTCCAATCCACCAGCTCAGGGAGCACGGATCGTGGCACGTACCCTGTCTGATCCTGAGCTCTTTAATGAATG GACAGGTAACGTGAAGACAATGGCAGACCGCATTCAGACCATGAGGTCTGAGCTCAGGGCACGATTAGAAGCCCTCAAGACCCCAGGAACCTGGAACCACATCACAGAGCAGATCGGAATGTTCAGCTTCACCGGGTTGAACC CCAAGCAGGTTGAGTATCTGATCAATGAAAAGCACATCTATCTGCTGCCAAGTGGTCGGATCAACATGTGTGGCTTAACCACCAAAAATCTAGAGTACGTGGCCACCTCCATCCATGAAGCAGTCACCAAAATCCAGTGA